The following proteins are co-located in the Solanum pennellii chromosome 8, SPENNV200 genome:
- the LOC107027837 gene encoding LRR receptor-like serine/threonine-protein kinase EFR, whose translation MVAKTVIIACLVLLTCLSVTNASNITTDEASLLAFKAHITSDPNEMLSKNWTKGTHICNWIGISCSKKHQRVTSLVLNSFGFRGSIATDIGNLSFLNFLDIGNNSFHGQIPDEIGRLRRLKCMYMQMNNLTGQIPESLGFLTRLQVLHLSENRLFGNVPLSIFSVSSLKDIDLSQNYELTGSLPNEICTNLPVLEYISLQDNQFVGELPKGLNKCTKLEVLSLSYNKFTGNLPRDMWNMSKVQELFIGWNNFTDWQQFCMY comes from the exons ATGGTTGCGAAGACTGTTATTATAGCATGCCTAGTTTTGTTAACATGCCTCTCAGTTACTAATGCATCGAACATTACAACTGATGAGGCTTCTCTTTTAGCTTTCAAAGCTCATATAACTTCAGATCCCAATGAAATGTTGTCGAAAAACTGGACAAAAGGAACTCACATTTGCAATTGGATAGGCATATCTTGCAGTAAAAAGCATCAAAGAGTGACATCATTAGTCCTCAATAGCTTTGGATTTAGAGGTTCAATCGCGACAGATATTGGGAATCTCTCCTTCCTTAACTTTTTGGACATTGGAAACAACAGTTTCCATGGCCAAATACCCGATGAAATAGGGCGTTTGAGGCGTTTAAAATGCATGTATATGCAGATGAATAATCTCACTGGTCAAATCCCAGAAAGCCTTGGATTTCTCACAAGGCTTCAAGTTCTTCATCTTTCTGAAAATCGTCTATTTGGAAAtgttccattgtccattttcaGCGTGTCTTCTTTAAAGGACATTGATTTGTCTCAGAATTACGAGTTAACTGGGAGTTTACCAAATGAGATATGCACTAATCTTCCAGTGTTGGAATATATATCCCTGCAAGATAATCAATTTGTAGGTGAACTTCCTAAAGGTTTAAATAAATGCACCAAACTTGAAGTTCTGTCCTTGTCTTATAACAAATTCACTG GAAATTTACCAAGAGACATGTGGAACATGTCAAAGGTTCAAGAACTTTTTATTGGATGGAATAACTTTACAG attggcaacaatTCTGTATGTATTAA
- the LOC107026873 gene encoding putative disease resistance protein RGA1: protein MAEAFLQIMLENLNCFIQGELGLVLGFKDEFEKLQSTFTTIQAVLQDAHRKQLKDKAIENWLQKLNAAAYEADDILDECKTEAPIIQKKNKYGCYHPNVITFRHKIGKRMKKIMEKLDAIAAERIKFHLDERTIERQVATRQTGFVLNEPQVYGRDKDKDEIVKILINNAQQLSVLPILGMGGLGKTCLAQMVFNDQRVTDHFHPKIWICVSEDFNEKRLIKEIVEFIEGRPLLGDMDLAPLQKKLQDLLNGKRYLLVLDDVWNEDQDKWAKLRQALKVGASGASVLTTTRLEKVGSIMATLQPNELSNLSQEDCWLLFMQCAFGHQEEMNHNLVAIGKVIVKKCGGVPLAAKTLGGILRFKREERQWEHVRDSEIWNLPQDESSILPALRLSYHHLPLDLRQCFSYCAVFPKDTKMEKENLISLWMAHGFLLSKGNLELEDVGNEVWNELYLRSFFQEIEVKYDRTYFKMHDLIHDLATSLFSASTSSSNVREINVEGYLHMMSIGFTEVVSSYSPLHLTKFVSLRVLNLSSIELKQLPSSIGDLVHLRYLNLSGSTMHSLPEQLCMLHNLQILDLHDCFSLSCLPNKTSKLCSLRNLLLNGCCALTCMPPKIGSLRCLKTLSHFVVGRKKGSQLDELRNLNLYGSISITQLERVKNDRDAKEANLSAKANLHSLSMSWDINEPRRYESEEVKVLEALKPHPNLTSLLITGFRGFRLPKWMNHSVLINVVSIAIKSCENCSCLPPFGELPCLESLVLHEGSAEVEYIDVDSGYTTRIRFPSLRKLIIDKFRNLKGLWKKEGEEQFPVLEEMEIEQCPVFVFPTLSSVKKLELVHWDKADATCFRSISNVNTLTSLSISSNKVTSLPEEMFKSLENLKDLEICFYNLEELPSSLASLNALKILELVSCGALESLPEEGVKRLTSLKELSIYDCKKIKCLPEGLQHLTELTILRIIQCPELTKRCKMGIGEDWHKISHVPYLRI from the exons ATGGCTGAGGCTTTCCTTCAAATTATGTTAGAGAATCTGAATTGTTTCATCCAAGGGGAACTTGGATTGGTTCTTGGTTTTAAGGATGAGTTCGAAAAGCTTCAAAGCACGTTTACTACAATCCAAGCTGTGCTACAAGATGCTCACAGGAAGCAATTGAAGGACAAGGCAATTGAAAATTGGTTGCAAAAACTCAATGCTGCTGCATATGAAGCTGATGACATCTTGGACGAATGTAAAACTGAGGCACCAATTATACAGAAGAAGAATAAATATGGGTGTTATCATCCAAACGTTATCACTTTCCGCCACAAGATTGggaaaaggatgaaaaagatTATGGAGAAACTAGATGCAATTGCAGCAGAACGAATTAAGTTTCATTTGGATGAAAGGACTATAGAGAGACAAGTTGCTACACGCCAAACag GTTTTGTTTTAAATGAACCACAAGTTTATGGAAGAGACAAAGATAAGGATGAGATAGTGAAAATCCTGATAAACAATGCCCAACAACTTTCAGTCCTCCCAATACTTGGTATGGGGGGACTAGGAAAGACGTGTCTTGCCCAAATGGTCTTCAATGATCAGAGAGTAACTGACCATTTCCATCCCAAAATATGGATTTGTGTCTCGGAAGATTTTAACGAGAAGAGGTTGATAAAGGAAATTGTAGAATTTATTGAAGGAAGGCCACTACTTGGTGACATGGACTTGGCTCCACTTCAAAAGAAGCTTCAGGACTTGTTGAATGGAAAAAGATACTTGCTTGTCTTGGATGATGTTTGGAATGAAGATCAAGATAAGTGGGCTAAGTTAAGACAAGCCTTGAAGGTTGGAGCAAGTGGTGCTTCTGTTCTAACCACTACTCGTCTTGAAAAGGTTGGATCAATTATGGCTACATTGCAACCAAATGAATTGTCAAATTTGTCTCAAGAAGATTGTTGGTTGTTGTTCATGCAATGTGCGTTTGGGCACCAAGAAGAAATGAATCATAATCTTGTGGCTATCGGAAAGGTGATTGTGAAAAAATGTGGTGGTGTACCTCTAGCAGCTAAAACTCTTGGAGGTATTTTGCGCttcaagagagaagaaagacaGTGGGAACATGTGAGAGATAGTGAGATTTGGAATTTACCTCAAGATGAAAGTTCTATTCTGCCTGCCCTGAGACTTAGTTACCATCACCTTCCACTTGATTTGAGACAATGCTTTTCATATTGTGCAGTATTCCCAAAGGATACCAAAATGGAAAAGGAAAATCTAATCTCTCTCTGGATGGCACATGGTTTTCTTTTATCGAAAGGAAACTTGGAGCTAGAGGATGTAGGTAATGAAGTATGGAACGAATTATATTTGAGGTCTTTTTTCCAAGAGATTGAAGTTAAATATGATCGAACTTATTTCAAGATGCATGATCTCATTCATGATTTGGCAACATCTCTATTTTCAGCAAGCACATCAAGCAGCAATGTCCGAGAAATAAATGTAGAAGGTTACCTACATATGATGTCCATTGGTTTCACAGAAGTGGTATCTTCTTACTCTCCTTTGCACTTGACAAAGTTTGTCTCATTGAGGGTGCTTAATCTAAGTTCCATAGAACTTAAGCAGTTACCGTCCTCCATTGGAGATCTAGTGCATTTAAGATACTTGAACCTGTCTGGCTCTACGATGCATAGTCTTCCAGAGCAGTTATGCATGCTTCATAATCTGCAGATTCTTGATCTACATGATTGCTTCTCACTTTCTTGTTTGCCAAACAAAACAAGCAAACTTTGTAGTCTCCGAAATCTTTTACTTAATGGTTGTTGTGCATTGACTTGTATGCCACCAAAGATAGGATCTTTGAGATGCCTTAAGACTCTAAGTCACTTTGTTGTGGGAAGGAAGAAAGGTTCTCAACTTGATGAACTACGAAACCTAAATCTCTATGGATCAATTTCAATCACACAACTAGAGAGAGTAAAGAATGATAGGGATGCAAAAGAAGCCAATTTATCTGCAAAAGCTAATCTGCATTCTTTAAGCATGAGTTGGGATATCAATGAACCGCGTAGATATGAATCAGAAGAAGTTAAAGTGCTTGAAGCCCTCAAACCACACCCTAATTTGACTTCTTTACTAATCACTGGCTTCAGAGGATTCCGTCTTCCAAAGTGGATGAATCACTCAGTTTTGATAAATGTTGTCTCTATTGCAATTAAAAGTTGTGAAAACTGTTCATGCTTACCACCCTTTGGTGAGCTGCCTTGTCTAGAAAGTCTGGTGTTACATGAGGGGTCTGCTGAGGTGGAGTATATTGATGTTGATTCTGGATACACCACAAGAATAAGGTTTCCATCTCTGAGAAAACTTATTATAGACAAATTCCGTAATTTGAAAGGTTTGTGGAAAAAGGAAGGAGAAGAGCAATTCCCTGTGCTTGAAGAGATGGAGATTGAACAGTGCCCTGTGTTTGTTTTTCCGACCCTTTCTTCTGTCAAGAAATTGGAGCTAGTTCATTGGGACAAAGCAGATGCAACATGTTTCAGGTCCATATCTAATGTTAATACTCTTACTTCCCTCAGCATTAGCAGTAACAAAGTTACTTCACTCCCCGAAGAGATGTTCAAAAGCCTTGAAAATCTCAAAGACTTGGAAATCTGTTTCTACAACCTCGAAGAGCTGCCTAGCAGTCTGGCTAGTCTCAATGCTTTGAAGATTCTGGAACTTGTATCTTGTGGCGCACTAGAGAGTCTTCCTGAGGAAGGGGTGAAACGTTTAACTTCACTCAAGGAGTTGAGTATTTATGACTGTAAGAAGATAAAATGTTTACCCGAGGGATTGCAGCACCTAACAGAGCTCACAATTTTAAGAATTATTCAATGTCCAGAACTGACAAAGCGGTGTAAGATGGGAATAGGAGAAGACTGGCACAAAATTTCTCACGTTCCGTATCTGAGAATATAA
- the LOC107029118 gene encoding putative disease resistance protein RGA1, translating into MAEAFLQILLENLTSFIQGELGLFFGFKDEFENLKSTFTTIQAVLEDAQEKQLKDKPLENWLQKLNVAAYEVDDILDECQTEAARLKETKYGCYHPKAIAFRYKIGKRMKEIMKKLDAIAAERSKFHLEKKTTEREAARRETGFVLNEPQVYGRDKDKDEIVKILINNAQQLSVLPILGMGGLGKTSLAQMVFNDQRVTDHFHPKIWICVSEDFNEKRLIKEIVESIEEKSLGDMDLAPLQKKLQDLLNGKRYLLVLDDIWNEDQDKWAKLKQVLKGGASGASVLTTTRLEKVGSIMATLQPYELSNLSQEDCWLLFMQCAFGHQEEMNHNLVAIGKVIVKKCGGVPLAAKTLGGILRFKREERQWEHVRDSEIWNLPQDESSILPALRLSYHHLPLDLRQCFVYCAVFPKDAKMKKEKLISLWMAHGFLLSKGNLELEDVGNEVWNELYLRSFFQEIEVKYDRTYFKMHDLIHDLATSLFSASTSSSNIREINVEGYLHMMSIGFTEVVSSCSPPHLQKFVSLRVLNLSNLELKHLPSSIGDLVHLRYLNLSGSTMHSLPEQLCKLQNLQTLNLQYCPSLCCLPKETSKLGSLRNLLLDGCYGLDSMPPRIGSLTCLKTLSRFAVGRKSCQLGELRNLNLYGSIEITHLERVKNDRDAKEANLSAKENLHSLSMKWEEPHRYESEEVEVVEALKPHTNVTCLTIKGFRGIRLPEWMNHSVLKNVVSIVIDGCENCSCLPPFGDLPCLESLELWDGSAELEYVEDSGFPTRRRFPSLRKLIIVDFDNLKGLLKEAGEEQFPVLEEMKISRCPVFVIPTLSSVNELVVYGNMSDATGLSSISNLRALTSLHIRTNFIATSLPEEMFISLANLKYLKISSFYNLKELPTSLASLNALMHLEIDCCPKLEILPEEAVKGLTSLTQLSIKYCEMLKCLPEGLQQLTNLSVRECPTLAKLCEKGIGQDWYKIAHIPHLLITN; encoded by the exons ATGGCTGAAGCTTTCCTTCAAATTCTGTTAGAAAATTTGACATCTTTCATACAAGGGGAACTTGGATTGTTTTTTGGTTTTAAGGACGAGTTTGAAAATCTAAAAAGCACGTTTACTACGATCCAAGCTGTGCTTGAAGATGCTCAGGAGAAGCAACTGAAGGACAAGCCACTAGAAAATTGGTTGCAGAAACTCAATGTTGCTGCATATGAAGTTGATGACATCTTGGATGAATGTCAAACTGAGGCAGCAAGACTCAAAGAGACTAAATATGGATGTTATCATCCAAAGGCTATCGCTTTCCGTTACAAGATTGGGAAAAGGATGAAAGAGATAATGAAGAAACTAGATGCAATTGCGGCAGAACGCAGCAAGTTTCATTTGGAAAAAAAGACTACAGAGAGAGAAGCTGCTAGACGAGAAACag GTTTTGTTTTAAATGAACCACAAGTTTATGGAAGAGACAAAGATAAGGATGAGATAGTGAAAATCCTGATAAACAATGCCCAACAACTTTCAGTCCTCCCAATACTTGGTATGGGGGGACTAGGAAAGACGTCTCTTGCCCAAATGGTCTTCAATGATCAGAGAGTAACTGACCATTTCCATCCCAAAATATGGATTTGTGTCTCAGAAGATTTTAACGAGAAGAGGTTGATAAAGGAAATTGTGGAATCTATTGAAGAAAAGTCACTTGGTGACATGGACTTGGCTCCACTTCAAAAGAAGCTTCAGGACTTGTTGAATGGAAAAAGATACTTGCTCGTCTTGGATGATATTTGGAATGAAGATCAAGATAAGTGGGCTAAGTTAAAACAAGTCTTGAAGGGTGGAGCAAGTGGTGCTTCTGTTCTAACCACTACTCGTCTTGAAAAGGTTGGATCAATTATGGCAACATTGCAACCatatgaattgtccaatttgtCTCAAGAAGATTGTTGGTTGTTGTTCATGCAATGTGCGTTTGGGCACCAAGAAGAAATGAATCATAATCTTGTGGCTATCGGAAAGGTGATTGTGAAAAAATGTGGTGGTGTTCCTCTAGCAGCTAAAACTCTTGGAGGTATTTTGCGCttcaagagagaagaaagacaGTGGGAACATGTGAGAGATAGTGAGATCTGGAATTTACCTCAAGATGAAAGTTCTATTCTGCCTGCCCTGAGACTTAGTTACCATCACCTTCCACTTGATTTGAGACAATGCTTTGTCTATTGTGCAGTATTCCCAAAGGATgccaaaatgaaaaaagaaaagctaATCTCTCTCTGGATGGCACACGGTTTTCTTTTATCAAAAGGAAACTTGGAGCTAGAGGATGTAGGTAATGAAGTATGGAATGAATTATACTTGAGGTCTTTCTTCCAAGAGATTGAAGTTAAATATGATCGAACTTATTTCAAGATGCATGATCTCATTCATGATTTGGCAACATCTCTATTTTCAGCAAGCACATCAAGCAGCAATATCCGAGAAATAAATGTAGAAGGTTACCTACATATGATGTCCATTGGTTTCACTGAAGTGGTATCTTCTTGCTCTCCTCCTCACTTGCAAAAGTTTGTGTCGTTGAGGGTGCTTAATCTAAGTAACTTAGAACTTAAGCATTTACCATCTTCCATTGGAGATCTAGTGCATTTAAGATACTTGAACCTGTCTGGCTCTACGATGCATAGTCTTCCAGAGCAGTTATGCAAGCTTCAAAATCTGCAGACTCTTAATCTACAGTATTGCCCGTCACTTTGTTGTTTGCCAAAAGAAACAAGTAAACTTGGTAGTCTCCGAAATCTTTTACTTGATGGTTGCTATGGATTGGATTCTATGCCACCAAGGATAGGATCTTTGACATGCCTTAAGACTCTAAGTAGATTTGCAGTGGGGAGGAAAAGTTGTCAACTTGGTGAATTACGAAACCTGAATCTGTATGGATCAATTGAAATCACGCATCTTGAGAGAGTGAAGAATGATAGGGATGCAAAAGAAGCCAATTTATCTGCAAAAGAAAATCTGCATTCTTTAAGCATGAAATGGGAAGAACCACATAGATATGAATCAGAAGAAGTTGAAGTGGTTGAAGCCCTCAAACCACACACCAATGTGACTTGTTTAACAATCAAAGGCTTCAGAGGAATCCGTCTCCCGGAGTGGATGAATCACtcagttttgaaaaatgttgtcTCTATTGTAATTGATGGTTGTGAAAACTGCTCATGCTTACCACCGTTTGGTGATCTGCCTTGTCTAGAAAGTCTAGAGTTATGGGATGGGTCTGCGGAACTGGAGTATGTTGAAGATTCTGGATTCCCTACAAGAAGAAGGTTTCCATCTCTGAGAAAACTTATTATAGTCGATTTTGATAATCTGAAAGGATTGCTGAAAGAGGCAGGAGAAGAGCAATTCCCCGTGCTTGAAGAGATGAAAATTAGCCGTTGTCCTGTTTTTGTTATTCCGACCCTTTCTTCTGTCAACGAATTGGTAGTTTATGGGAACATGTCAGATGCAACAGGTTTGAGTTCCATATCAAATCTCAGGGCTCTTACTTCACTCCACATTAGAACTAACTTCATAGCTACTTCGCTCCCAGAAGAGATGTTCATAAGCCTTGCAAAtctcaaatacttgaaaatctCTTCCTTCTACAATCTCAAAGAGCTGCCTACCAGCCTGGCTAGTCTCAATGCTTTGATGCATCTGGAGATTGATTGTTGTCCCAAACTGGAGATTCTCCCCGAGGAAGCGGTGAAAGGTTTAACTTCACTCACACAGTTATCCATAAAATACTGTGAGATGCTAAAATGTTTACCGGAGGGATTGCAGCAACTCACAAATTTATCAGTTAGGGAATGTCCAACACTGGCCAAGCTATGTGAGAAGGGAATAGGACAAGACTGGTACAAAATTGCTCACATTCCTCATCTGCTTATTACTAATTAG
- the LOC107028246 gene encoding LRR receptor-like serine/threonine-protein kinase EFR, which produces MVSRTMIIAFLVLLMYLSVTNASNISTDEASLLAFKAQITSDPNGMLSKNWTKGTHICKWIGISCSKKHKRVTSLDLKSFGFRGSIAKEIGNLSFLNFLDIGNNSFHGQIPDEIGNLRRLNYLSLQMNNLTDQIPESLGFLTRLQVLDLSENDLFGNVPFSISNVSSLKIIDLGFNRISGNLPRGLCARLPNLQGLFLSKNQLAGQIPSGLNQCTQLIYLSLSYNQLTGSLPRDMWNLTKLRELYLGWNNITVPSQSKVQ; this is translated from the exons ATGGTTTCCAGGACTATGATTATAGCATTCCTAGTTTTGTTAATGTACCTCTCAGTTACGAATGCATCGAACATTTCAACTGATGAGGCTTCTCTTTTAGCTTTCAAAGCTCAAATAACTTCAGACCCTAACGGAATGTTGTCAAAAAACTGGACAAAAGGGACTCACATTTGCAAGTGGATAGGCATATCTTGCAGTAAAAAGCATAAAAGAGTGACATCATTAGACCTCAAAAGCTTTGGATTTAGAGGTTCAATAGCAAAAGAAATTGGGAACCTCTCCTTCCTTAACTTTTTGGACATTGGAAACAACAGTTTCCATGGACAAATCCCTGATGAAATTGGGAACCTGAGGCGTTTAAACTACTTGTCTTTGCAAATGAATAATCTCACTGATCAAATCCCAGAAAGCCTTGGATTTCTCACAAGGCTTCAAGTTCTTGATCTTTCTGAAAATGATCTATTTGGAAATGTTCCATTTTCCATTTCCAATGTGTCTTCCTTAAAGATCATTGATTTGGGATTTAATCGGATTAGTGGGAATCTCCCAAGGGGATTATGTGCTAGGCTTCCAAATCTGCAAGGTTTATTTCTCTCAAAAAATCAATTAGCAGGACAAATCCCAAGTGGGCTGAATCAATGCACACAACTTATTTACCTTTCCCTGTCATATAATCAGCTCACAG GAAGTTTGCCAAGAGACATGTGGAATTTGACAAAGCTTCGAGAATTATATCTTGGATGGAATAACATAACAG TCCCGTCTCAGTCTAAGGTTCAATAA
- the LOC107027836 gene encoding LRR receptor-like serine/threonine-protein kinase GSO1: protein MVSMAMIIELLVLLTYLSNTDASNISTDEAALLAFKAHITSDPNGMLSKNWTKGTHVCNWMGISCSKRHQRVTSLDLNGLRLRGSIAIDIGNLSFLSFLDISNNSINGEIPDELGYLRRLKHLSLSMNNLTGQIPESLGLLRRLELLDLSENDLFGSVPSSIFNVSSLKVINLIYNALSGTLPNDICHNLPRLEGLQIARNQLSGQLPSNLDKCKELIYLSLSYNHFTGNLPRDMWNLTKLQHLFLGWNNITGHIPSEIDNLSAIRRLSLRRNNLVGSLPPSIGNLSNLEMIDLGDNSLYGGIPQEFEHLVNLKEVYLGPNRLSGEVPRRLYNISGLKKISFVANELSGTLPSNIGHTLPNLEGLYLGDNQFTGLIPTSIVNSTMLIQLDFGRNLFSGPVPMNLGKLQQLQFINLQINQLTNDQSTGELSFLTSLSNCKYMKTVQIGGKIPPNISNFRNLEWLSLGENKLIGSIPPDLGNLRKLKRFSLEKNNLDGIIPTSLCNMENLYQIILGKNQLTGELPNCFGNLSSLRELYLDSNALISHIPSTFWRNKDISILTLASNLLNGSLAVEMGNSRSLRILHLHGNQFSGQIPSTIGQLQSLVSLSLSKNMLDGSIPELFEDLVSLEYLDLSSNNLSGMIPKSLRNLEHLMYFNVSFNGIMGEIPDGGPFVNFTAESFMGNPALCGSSRFHVMQCRVTSLERKRKNRVLTSVLASVSSGVVVTTIFIIWFLKCRKRSTELPLVDTFGQVHKRISYYDISQGTNNFDEANLIGRGSLGLVYKGTLADGMVVAIKVFNTELQLAFRSFEVECQVLRSIRHRNLVKVISSCANFDYKVLVLEYMPNKNLKCWLHSTDKFLDITQRLKVMIDVASAVEYLHGGHLFVVVHCDLKPSNILLDEDMVAKVSDFGISKLLTSETLIAHTKTLGTIGYMAPEYGSEGKVSTSGDVYSFGILLMETFTRKSPVDDLFVGDFTLKRWICQSLPDRLVDVVEINLFSLNEENFTSKERCFKSIMELALECTNDLPEERIRMEDITLRLKKILTQFQQNVVTN from the exons ATGGTTTCCATGGCTATGATTATAGAATTGCTAGTTTTGTTAACGTACCTCTCGAATACTGATGCATCGAACATTTCAACTGATGAGGCTGCTCTTTTAGCTTTCAAAGCTCATATAACTTCAGATCCAAATGGAATGTTGTCGAAAAACTGGACAAAGGGGACTCACGTTTGCAATTGGATGGGCATATCTTGCAGTAAAAGGCATCAAAGAGTGACATCACTAGACCTCAATGGTCTCAGACTAAGAGGTTCAATCGCGATAGATATTGGGAACCTCTCCTTTCTTAGTTTCTTGGACATTAGCAACAACAGTATCAACGGTGAAATCCCTGATGAACTCGGCTACTTGAGGAGGCTGAAGCACTTGTCCTTGTCAATGAATAATCTCACAGGTCAAATTCCAGAAAGTCTTGGATTACTGAGAAGGCTCGAGTTGTTGGATCTTTCTGAAAATGATCTCTTTGGATCTGTTCCTTCGTCTATCTTCAATGTCTCTTCTTTGAAGGTCatcaatttgatttataatgCACTATCTGGGACTTTGCCGAATGACATTTGCCATAATCTTCCGCGGCTGGAGGGATTACAAATAGCAAGAAATCAACTCTCTGGCCAACTACCAAGCAATTTAGACAAATGCAAAGAGCTAATATATTTGTCCTTGTCATATAACCACTTCACAG GAAACTTGCCTAGAGACATGTGGAACTTGACAAAACTTCAACATCTATTTCTTGGATGGAATAACATAACAG GACATATACCAAGTGAAATTGATAACCTATCAGCAATTCGAAGATTAAGTCTACGACGGAACAATTTGGTGGGAAGTCTTCCACCATCAATTGGAAATTTGTCAAATCTAGAGATGATAGACCTAGGTGACAACAGTTTATATGGTGGCATTCCTCAGGAGTTTGAACATCTTGTAAATTTGAAAGAAGTGTATCTTGGTCCAAACAGATTATCGGGTGAAGTTCCAAGGCGTTTGTACAACATTTCTGGACTAAAAAAGATTTCATTTGTAGCAAATGAGCTTTCAGGAACACTTCCCTCAAACATAGGCCATACTCTTCCAAATCTTGAAGGCCTTTACCTTGGGGATAACCAGTTCACCGGGCTGATTCCTACCTCCATTGTGAATTCCACCATGCTTATCCAGCTTGATTTTGGCCGCAATCTGTTTAGTGGACCTGTACCTATGAATCTTGGAAAGCTACAACAGCTACAATTCATCAACTTGCAAATAAACCAATTGACGAATGATCAATCTACAGGCGAGTTAAGTTTCCTGACTTCATTATCTAATTGCAAGTATATGAAAACCGTTCAAATAGGAG GAAAAATACCACCTAACATCAGTAACTTTAGGAACCTGGAGTGGTTAAGCTTGGGAGAAAATAAGCTTATAGGATCTATTCCTCCAGATTTGGGGAACTTGAGGAAATTGAAAAGATTTAGCCTAGAGAAAAACAATTTAGATGGAATTATACCAACTAGCTTGTGTAACATGGAAAACTTGTACCAAATTATCTTGGGGAAAAATCAACTTACTGGTGAATTACCAAATTGTTTTGGAAATCTTTCATCTTTAAGAGAACTCTACTTAGATTCCAATGCACTAATTTCCCATATTCCATCAACTTTTTGGAGGAacaaagatatttcaattctCACTTTGGCCTCCAATTTGCTGAATGGGTCTCTTGCAGTAGAAATGGGGAATTCAAGGAGTCTGCGGATATTACATTTACATGGTAATCAGTTCTCTGGTCAGATTCCTAGCACGATTGGCCAACTACAAAGCTTGGTTAGCCTTTCATTGTCAAAGAATATGTTAGATGGTTCCATACCTGAACTATTTGAAGATTTGGTTTCGTTGGAATATTTGGATCTATCTAGCAACAATCTATCAGGCATGATCCCCAAGTCCTTGAGGAATCTTGAACATCTCATGTATTTCAATGTCTCGTTCAATGGGATCATGGGTGAAATTCCAGATGGAGGGCCATTCGTAAATTTTACAGCTGAATCATTCATGGGTAACCCTGCATTATGTGGATCATCACGCTTCCATGTGATGCAATGCAGAGTGACAAgtcttgaaagaaaaagaaagaacagaGTCCTAACTTCTGTTCTTGCATCAGTTTCCTCAGGAGTTGTAGTCACAACTATTTTCATCATTTGGTTTCTGAAATGCCGAAAAAGGAGTACAGAACTTCCTCTAGTTGATACATTTGGTCAGGTACATAAGAGGATTTCGTACTATGATATTTCTCAAGGGACAAACAACTTTGATGAAGCAAACTTGATTGGAAGGGGGAGCCTTGGTTTGGTGTATAAAGGGACACTAGCAGATGGAATGGTTGTGGCGATAAAGGTATTCAATACAGAACTGCAACTTGCATTTAGAAGTTTCGAGGTGGAATGTCAAGTTTTACGTAGCATTCGACACAGAAACCTTGTTAAGGTGATAAGTAGTTGTGCCAATTTCGATTATAAAGTGTTGGTGCTAGAGTACATGCCTAATAAAAACCTCAAATGTTGGCTTCACTCTACTGACAAATTTTTGGATATTACTCAAAGACTAAAGGTGATGATTGATGTGGCTTCTGCTGTGGAGTATTTGCATGGAGGTCATTTGTTTGTAGTCGTCCATTGTGATTTGAAACCAAGTAACATACTTTTGGATGAAGATATGGTGGCAAAAGTGAGTGATTTTGGGATATCCAAACTTCTTACATCTGAGACGCTAATAGCACATACCAAGACTTTGGGTACTATCGGCTACATGGCACCAG AGTATGGGTCTGAAGGCAAAGTATCAACTTCGGGAGATGTTTATAGCTTTGGTATATTGTTAATGGAGACTTTTACAAGAAAGAGCCCTGTGGATGATCTATTCGTTGGAGACTTCACCTTGAAAAGATGGATATGCCAATCATTACCAGACCGATTGGTGGATGTAGTGGAGATTAATCTATTTTCACTGAACGAAGAAAATTTTACTTCTAAAGAGAGATGCTTCAAATCAATCATGGAATTAGCTCTTGAATGTACAAATGATTTGCCTGAAGAGAGAATTCGCATGGAAGATATTACTCTGCGACTCAAGAAGATCCTAACTCAATTTCAGCAAAATGTTGTAACAAACTAA